One window of Mediterraneibacter butyricigenes genomic DNA carries:
- a CDS encoding PTS sugar transporter subunit IIB: MKSKIKMAVACGGGIFTTTVVTDKIKDILKKEKIQFSITPHKITEVANLEGYDLIVVTGKTNATNKAGAPVMLGLPLFTGVGAEEFTEELLKEIRRIMEE, encoded by the coding sequence ATGAAAAGCAAGATTAAGATGGCAGTTGCATGTGGTGGAGGTATCTTTACAACGACAGTCGTAACAGATAAGATCAAAGACATTTTAAAGAAAGAAAAAATTCAGTTCTCGATCACACCACACAAGATCACGGAAGTTGCAAATCTGGAAGGATATGATCTGATTGTTGTGACAGGAAAGACCAATGCTACGAATAAGGCAGGAGCTCCGGTGATGCTGGGACTTCCGTTATTTACAGGAGTTGGGGCTGAAGAATTTACAGAAGAACTTTTAAAAGAAATCAGAAGAATTATGGAAGAGTAA
- a CDS encoding PTS transporter subunit EIIC — MKKLRRIGNFYTRIIMNNVGIFIFVGLLSVLFHERGWFPNENMYALSQFVYRWMLPTLMAFEGGRLICGKEGNVSGGILAVLAVGGMLMKDTDAGIFAAMIAGPAAGILWKLVDKKIRQSVNPGIQMLVKNLCLGILGALLAALGMWAIVPVLNVLAGGLYRGVDFLVQQKMTWLLSFLIEPAKVFFLNNVTNYVILVPLGIQQVQETGSSILFLLEANPGPGLGVLLALYWKLKEERKKQELAAAIVTEVAGGIHEVYFPYVWSNFRLLLPLILGGVSGTVCFSLLGAGVQGVVSPGSIVTLFLMSGRASLVPVLAGIFVSAVVSFYGGLLVLRSRKMGSASDDEGEKSGEEGEKAKEPTWNFECDNTEQDKENGRNLVGGASNLADSGAEYKKIAVVCNGGMGSSAMGAAVFRRLLRQEQITDVTVEAYAADLVPDTAQIIVCQKDYRPLLPKELDSREIYTVENLMQTELYRPLLEKIQRRNGGSPWKSEQE; from the coding sequence ATGAAAAAGCTGCGCAGGATCGGCAATTTTTATACAAGGATCATCATGAACAATGTAGGCATATTTATTTTCGTGGGACTTCTGTCCGTGCTCTTCCACGAGCGGGGATGGTTCCCAAATGAAAATATGTATGCCCTTTCTCAATTTGTCTATCGCTGGATGCTTCCGACTTTGATGGCGTTTGAGGGGGGACGGCTGATCTGTGGAAAAGAGGGCAATGTGTCAGGAGGAATTCTGGCGGTTCTGGCAGTAGGTGGCATGTTGATGAAAGATACAGATGCCGGAATTTTTGCTGCGATGATTGCAGGGCCGGCAGCGGGAATCCTGTGGAAACTTGTGGATAAAAAGATCCGGCAGTCGGTGAATCCGGGGATTCAGATGCTGGTGAAAAATTTGTGCCTGGGAATTCTGGGAGCCTTGCTTGCAGCCCTTGGGATGTGGGCGATTGTGCCGGTGCTGAATGTACTGGCAGGAGGGTTGTACCGCGGCGTGGATTTTCTGGTGCAGCAGAAAATGACCTGGCTGTTGAGCTTTCTGATCGAACCGGCGAAGGTCTTTTTCTTAAATAATGTCACCAATTATGTCATTCTGGTTCCCCTTGGGATACAGCAGGTACAGGAAACCGGAAGTTCGATCCTGTTTCTGCTGGAGGCAAATCCGGGACCAGGACTAGGGGTATTGTTGGCACTTTACTGGAAACTGAAAGAAGAACGGAAAAAGCAGGAACTGGCAGCAGCCATCGTGACAGAGGTGGCCGGCGGAATCCATGAAGTTTATTTTCCCTATGTATGGTCGAATTTCCGGCTGTTGTTGCCGTTGATTCTGGGCGGTGTTTCAGGAACTGTTTGTTTTTCCCTGTTGGGAGCCGGCGTACAAGGCGTGGTATCCCCGGGAAGTATTGTGACCTTGTTTCTGATGTCCGGGCGAGCTTCCCTGGTTCCGGTTTTGGCGGGGATCTTCGTTTCGGCGGTGGTGTCTTTTTATGGTGGCTTGCTGGTGCTGAGGAGTCGGAAAATGGGAAGTGCCAGTGACGATGAGGGTGAGAAGTCGGGAGAAGAAGGGGAAAAAGCGAAAGAGCCTACATGGAACTTTGAATGTGATAATACAGAACAAGACAAAGAGAACGGACGGAATCTTGTTGGTGGCGCAAGCAACTTGGCAGATTCGGGAGCGGAATATAAAAAAATTGCGGTAGTCTGCAATGGCGGCATGGGATCTTCCGCCATGGGAGCGGCTGTTTTCCGGCGGCTTTTGCGACAGGAGCAGATCACAGATGTGACGGTGGAAGCTTATGCGGCAGATCTGGTGCCGGATACCGCACAGATTATCGTGTGTCAGAAAGATTACAGACCTTTGTTGCCAAAAGAATTGGATAGTCGGGAAATTTATACGGTGGAAAACCTGATGCAGACGGAACTGTATCGTCCGCTGCTTGAGAAAATCCAGAGAAGAAACGGAGGGAGTCCATGGAAATCGGAGCAAGAATGA
- a CDS encoding BglG family transcription antiterminator, translated as MEIGARMRQIFLVLLNQKEPVSVQEVAEQIGKSKRTVQRELEYAKQSLKGYDLTFHSKTGVGVWLEGSEEEKERLKRELSDADGYDGGDREERRKRLILEILKEKGLKKLFYYSSQFQVSEATIRTDLDVVGKWLEKFDLHVGKKPGSGVVILGEEENYRKALRAFIQENIDTKAVREAYEYDREDALKKSGIGKILNDEIMCRVMECLRGMNHTKVLTLTENSYVGLVIHISIAINRILKGEVIESNAKWQEELSKDEDYRLAEEIVEELEEEFEIQIPDVEISYICLHIKGSKHEKVALEGTEVLDLENREVQQLLNQMIDAFDEKAGYLLKQDDEFLQGLLAHLQPTFVRLKHNMQIQNPVLDDIKKEYPDLFEKCVRVGNVLGEKLNCPVPEEEIGFLTVHFGAALVRLEGQKEQIRRVEIGVVCSSGIGISRLMSSKLEKQFGDRVRISTYGKNDITPYIVSNTDFFITSIPMEKSEIPVIDVSPLLNETDMERIRRMVYQYERMPAKKEEETFSDELTRIHQIAVQIRTVIEHLDIYEEDSAIGFQQLVEQIAKRCSPYQDRQEKIYADIMRREEIATQVYAEFGFALLHNRSEGVVRPTLAVCLPGKCEKTEFTSAERAREAFEETKRANTDFEEMKHGPNDSMKPEDIRFTDPYMKGISAVFVMLVPVDEHLQINNEILGYISTMLIEDYELMETVEQKDEDEIREAITKNLKKYFQKIVTEVSGV; from the coding sequence ATGGAAATCGGAGCAAGAATGAGACAGATTTTTCTGGTACTTCTGAATCAAAAGGAACCGGTTTCGGTGCAGGAAGTGGCAGAACAGATCGGAAAAAGTAAACGAACCGTACAGCGGGAACTGGAATATGCAAAACAGTCCTTAAAAGGATATGATCTGACCTTTCATTCCAAGACCGGTGTGGGAGTCTGGTTGGAGGGAAGCGAAGAAGAAAAGGAACGGTTGAAACGGGAACTTTCTGATGCAGATGGGTATGATGGCGGAGACCGGGAAGAACGAAGGAAGCGTCTGATCCTGGAAATCCTGAAAGAAAAGGGACTGAAAAAACTGTTTTATTACAGCAGTCAGTTCCAGGTCAGCGAAGCGACGATCCGGACAGATCTGGATGTGGTCGGAAAATGGCTGGAGAAATTTGATCTGCATGTGGGGAAAAAGCCGGGAAGCGGTGTGGTAATTCTGGGAGAGGAAGAAAATTACCGGAAAGCACTGCGGGCATTTATCCAGGAAAATATTGATACAAAAGCGGTCCGGGAGGCCTATGAATATGACAGGGAAGATGCCCTGAAAAAGAGTGGGATCGGAAAGATATTAAATGATGAGATTATGTGCAGGGTCATGGAGTGTCTGCGGGGGATGAACCATACCAAAGTTTTGACGCTGACGGAAAACTCTTATGTGGGGTTGGTCATTCATATCTCCATTGCGATCAATCGAATCCTGAAAGGCGAAGTGATTGAGTCAAATGCGAAATGGCAGGAAGAACTGTCGAAGGATGAGGATTATCGGCTGGCAGAAGAGATCGTAGAAGAACTGGAAGAGGAATTTGAAATTCAGATCCCGGATGTGGAAATCTCATACATTTGTCTGCATATCAAAGGCTCCAAGCATGAAAAGGTGGCACTGGAAGGAACCGAAGTTCTGGATCTGGAAAACCGGGAGGTTCAGCAATTGTTGAATCAGATGATTGATGCATTTGATGAAAAAGCCGGGTATCTTCTGAAACAGGATGATGAGTTCCTGCAGGGACTTCTGGCGCATCTGCAGCCCACTTTTGTGCGGTTAAAACATAACATGCAGATTCAGAATCCGGTGTTGGATGATATAAAGAAAGAATACCCGGATCTTTTTGAAAAATGTGTCCGGGTGGGAAATGTATTAGGTGAAAAGTTGAACTGTCCGGTTCCGGAAGAAGAAATCGGATTTCTGACGGTGCATTTCGGCGCAGCACTGGTGCGGCTGGAAGGACAGAAAGAACAGATCCGAAGAGTGGAGATCGGCGTGGTGTGTTCCAGTGGAATCGGTATTTCACGCCTGATGTCTTCAAAGCTGGAGAAGCAGTTCGGGGATCGGGTGCGGATCTCAACCTATGGGAAAAATGATATTACCCCATATATCGTGAGTAATACCGATTTCTTTATCACCAGTATTCCAATGGAAAAATCAGAAATTCCGGTGATCGATGTGAGTCCGCTTTTAAATGAAACGGATATGGAACGGATTCGGCGGATGGTCTATCAGTATGAGCGGATGCCGGCGAAGAAGGAAGAAGAAACTTTTTCCGATGAACTGACAAGGATCCATCAGATTGCAGTCCAGATTCGAACCGTAATTGAGCATCTGGATATTTATGAAGAAGACAGTGCAATCGGATTCCAACAGTTGGTAGAACAGATTGCAAAACGATGTTCCCCTTACCAGGATCGCCAGGAAAAAATCTATGCGGATATTATGCGGCGGGAAGAAATCGCAACTCAGGTTTACGCAGAGTTTGGCTTTGCACTCTTGCATAACCGGTCAGAAGGCGTGGTAAGGCCGACCCTTGCAGTCTGCCTGCCGGGAAAATGTGAAAAGACGGAATTCACGAGCGCAGAACGTGCAAGGGAAGCGTTCGAAGAAACGAAACGTGCAAACACAGACTTTGAGGAAATGAAACACGGACCCAACGATTCTATGAAACCGGAAGATATCCGATTTACAGATCCCTATATGAAAGGAATTTCAGCGGTATTTGTGATGCTGGTTCCCGTGGATGAGCATTTGCAGATCAACAATGAGATCCTGGGGTATATCAGCACCATGTTGATCGAAGATTACGAATTGATGGAGACGGTAGAGCAAAAAGATGAAGACGAAATCCGAGAGGCGATTACGAAAAACCTGAAAAAATATTTTCAGAAGATTGTGACGGAAGTTTCGGGTGTGTAA
- a CDS encoding PTS sugar transporter subunit IIA, protein METVGLYTNPTMILTGVQAEDAESVIRLLCDKAMDNGCIEPVFVQAILEREKEYPTGLPTMVPLAIPHIHDGCLRSFFSMAVLDEPVSFRCMGDPDEVIETRLVFLFGITDPSYQTAVLRKFSTIFQSEEELHQMMETKEAEKVMEQMKALLDEYLVTEA, encoded by the coding sequence ATGGAGACAGTTGGATTATATACAAATCCTACGATGATACTGACCGGGGTACAGGCAGAGGATGCAGAGTCCGTGATTCGTCTGCTGTGTGACAAGGCAATGGACAATGGTTGTATTGAACCGGTGTTTGTGCAGGCGATTCTGGAACGGGAAAAAGAATATCCCACAGGACTTCCAACCATGGTGCCGCTTGCAATCCCGCATATTCATGACGGATGCTTACGATCCTTTTTCTCAATGGCGGTTCTGGATGAACCGGTGTCATTTCGATGCATGGGGGATCCGGACGAAGTCATCGAAACAAGACTGGTTTTTTTATTCGGAATCACAGATCCCAGTTATCAGACAGCGGTTCTCAGAAAATTCAGTACGATTTTCCAGAGTGAGGAAGAACTGCATCAGATGATGGAAACGAAAGAGGCAGAAAAAGTCATGGAACAGATGAAGGCATTGCTGGATGAGTATCTGGTAACGGAAGCATAG
- a CDS encoding PTS transporter subunit IIC: MQALLSLGNAFNSVMGIFGSTIIVPIVIFIISMCMRVGVKKSFQGAIYMAVGLTLFNAVLGILMSAITPYVTAMASNVGISLPYIDIGWQGASVVVYSNTLGYIYLVLGLGLNLLLFALNLVDTFQPTDIWNYYQFVFWAVIVQFTTGSFALGVAAAVVCNLVVLLIADIIAPSLQEFNGYDNLTLTSVPQGGAPFAMIVRWIVVKLKIKTKPVSAESLQERFGFWGEPLSIGLIVGLLITLLGSTQGLGEVATWAGIISTAITIAGVMVIYPSVSGLFVKGLIPLSQSMQARAREGKSNRKFFHVAMDPAVFFGNGDNMAAALILIPIVFFTSIIMPGNKILMLADIPAMAFMTAGLICVFRGDILLTIISGTVWFNIANILNSDVCAAFTKAAESAGVSNQMESVANAFSQGLGIASWTVGTNPVLYLVYKAFSAEGMMRVVGIILVLAVYGLIYISFRKNKKKWWMAAGASEEYLQERGYIE; the protein is encoded by the coding sequence ATGCAGGCTTTATTATCATTAGGTAATGCGTTTAACAGCGTGATGGGTATTTTCGGCAGTACTATCATCGTACCAATCGTTATTTTTATCATCAGTATGTGCATGCGTGTCGGTGTAAAGAAATCGTTCCAGGGAGCAATCTACATGGCTGTCGGACTGACGCTGTTTAATGCAGTACTGGGAATCCTGATGTCAGCGATTACGCCATATGTTACCGCAATGGCAAGTAATGTGGGAATTTCCCTTCCGTATATTGACATCGGATGGCAGGGGGCATCCGTTGTAGTATATTCCAATACATTAGGATATATCTATCTGGTATTGGGACTTGGCTTAAACCTGTTGTTATTTGCTCTGAACCTGGTAGATACCTTCCAGCCTACAGATATCTGGAACTATTATCAGTTCGTATTCTGGGCAGTTATCGTACAGTTCACAACCGGAAGTTTTGCACTTGGCGTGGCAGCAGCCGTTGTCTGCAACCTGGTAGTACTTCTGATCGCAGATATTATTGCTCCGTCTTTGCAGGAATTTAACGGATATGACAACCTGACACTTACCAGTGTACCTCAGGGTGGTGCACCGTTTGCCATGATCGTTCGCTGGATCGTAGTGAAACTGAAAATTAAGACCAAACCGGTCAGCGCAGAAAGCCTTCAGGAAAGATTCGGGTTCTGGGGAGAACCACTTTCCATCGGACTTATAGTCGGACTTCTGATCACATTGCTTGGTTCCACACAGGGACTGGGTGAAGTTGCAACTTGGGCAGGAATTATTTCGACTGCAATTACGATTGCCGGCGTTATGGTCATTTATCCATCTGTTTCCGGTCTGTTTGTAAAAGGTCTGATTCCGCTTAGCCAGTCCATGCAGGCAAGAGCAAGAGAGGGAAAATCCAATCGTAAATTCTTCCACGTAGCAATGGATCCGGCTGTATTCTTCGGAAACGGAGACAATATGGCAGCTGCCCTGATCCTGATCCCGATCGTATTCTTTACTTCTATTATTATGCCTGGAAATAAGATCCTGATGCTGGCAGATATTCCGGCAATGGCATTCATGACAGCCGGTCTGATCTGTGTATTCAGAGGAGATATTCTTCTGACCATTATTTCCGGTACAGTCTGGTTTAACATTGCGAATATCCTGAATTCGGATGTGTGTGCAGCTTTTACAAAAGCAGCAGAATCTGCAGGTGTTTCCAATCAGATGGAATCTGTGGCAAATGCATTCTCACAGGGATTGGGAATTGCATCCTGGACCGTAGGAACCAATCCGGTACTGTATCTGGTATACAAAGCATTTTCCGCAGAAGGTATGATGAGAGTGGTTGGAATCATTCTGGTTCTGGCTGTTTACGGACTGATCTACATTTCTTTCAGAAAGAATAAAAAGAAATGGTGGATGGCAGCAGGTGCCAGCGAAGAATATCTTCAGGAAAGAGGATATATCGAGTAA
- a CDS encoding PTS sugar transporter subunit IIA, whose product MFFKSKKKELLLRENIRVNCKADTQEQVIRQVGQMLVDSGYVKQSYVDGMVEREKTFSTFMGNGLALPHGVEAAKKEIKSSGIAVLTFPEGTDWDGNKVNVVIGIAGVGEEHLDILSVIADKMMDETAAEKLATGDVDTVYEILGGK is encoded by the coding sequence ATGTTTTTTAAATCCAAGAAAAAAGAATTGCTTCTGCGGGAAAATATCCGTGTGAACTGCAAAGCGGATACGCAGGAACAGGTGATCCGTCAGGTGGGGCAGATGCTGGTGGATTCAGGATATGTGAAACAGTCGTATGTAGATGGAATGGTAGAGCGCGAGAAAACATTTTCCACTTTTATGGGAAACGGACTGGCACTTCCACATGGAGTCGAAGCGGCGAAGAAAGAGATCAAATCCTCTGGAATCGCAGTGTTGACATTTCCGGAAGGCACAGACTGGGACGGAAATAAAGTAAATGTAGTCATCGGAATCGCCGGTGTGGGAGAAGAACATCTGGATATCCTGTCGGTGATCGCAGACAAGATGATGGATGAAACGGCAGCAGAAAAGCTGGCAACCGGAGATGTGGATACAGTATACGAAATCCTGGGCGGAAAGTAA
- a CDS encoding 3-hydroxyacyl-CoA dehydrogenase: MKYSNVVVAGGGVLGSQIAFQAAYCGFNVTIWLRSEGSIGRTQPKIDHLKETYTEAIEKMAEDKNAWCAGLADEDTFDKEACLKKVEDAYANLKLELDMGKAVADADLIIESMAENEKDKIAFYEKLAPLLPEKTVIATNSSTLLPSMFAKYTGRPDKYLSLHFANSIWKNNTAEVMTQSQTDMKYFDEVMQFANDIRMIGLPVRKEKSGYLLNSMLVPFLLSGLDLYAAGVSDPESIDIAWTRGTGAPKGPFQIFDTVGLNTAYNIVHQYQSVPGIFSPLLKKMMMPYNFKKMEAILKKYIDEGKLGMSSGEGFYKYK; encoded by the coding sequence ATGAAGTATTCAAACGTAGTAGTAGCAGGCGGCGGAGTCCTGGGCAGCCAGATTGCTTTTCAGGCAGCGTATTGCGGATTCAATGTCACCATCTGGTTAAGAAGTGAAGGTTCTATTGGAAGAACCCAGCCGAAGATTGATCATCTGAAAGAGACCTATACGGAAGCGATTGAGAAAATGGCAGAAGACAAGAATGCCTGGTGTGCAGGGCTTGCAGATGAAGATACCTTCGACAAAGAAGCCTGCCTTAAAAAGGTAGAGGATGCTTATGCCAATCTGAAACTTGAGCTTGATATGGGCAAGGCTGTAGCTGATGCAGATCTCATCATTGAGTCTATGGCTGAGAACGAGAAGGACAAGATTGCTTTCTATGAAAAGCTGGCACCGCTTCTTCCGGAGAAAACGGTGATCGCAACCAATTCTTCCACGCTTCTTCCGTCCATGTTTGCAAAATATACCGGCAGACCGGACAAATATCTGTCCTTACATTTTGCAAATTCTATCTGGAAAAATAATACGGCTGAGGTTATGACGCAGTCACAGACCGACATGAAATACTTTGATGAAGTGATGCAGTTTGCCAACGATATCCGAATGATCGGACTTCCGGTAAGAAAGGAAAAAAGCGGATACCTGCTGAATTCTATGCTTGTTCCATTCCTGCTCAGCGGTCTTGACTTATATGCAGCAGGCGTCTCTGATCCTGAAAGCATTGATATTGCCTGGACAAGAGGAACCGGCGCACCGAAGGGACCGTTCCAGATTTTCGATACCGTAGGACTGAACACGGCTTACAATATTGTTCACCAGTATCAGAGCGTTCCGGGAATCTTCTCCCCGCTTCTTAAGAAAATGATGATGCCATATAACTTCAAGAAGATGGAAGCGATTCTTAAGAAATATATTGATGAGGGCAAACTGGGAATGTCTTCCGGAGAGGGATTCTATAAATATAAGTAA
- a CDS encoding HPr family phosphocarrier protein, translating into MYAKQVVIENKTGLHARPASDFTALAKKFKSKVYIQNMDEEGSCKANAKSIIMLITQGLAQGVTAEISAEGEDEKEAVEELVALVQSKFGEE; encoded by the coding sequence ATGTATGCAAAACAGGTCGTAATAGAAAACAAAACAGGACTTCATGCCCGTCCGGCATCGGATTTTACAGCGCTGGCAAAGAAATTTAAAAGCAAAGTCTATATCCAGAATATGGACGAAGAGGGAAGCTGTAAGGCAAATGCAAAATCAATCATCATGCTGATCACACAGGGCCTTGCTCAGGGAGTAACGGCTGAAATCAGTGCAGAAGGAGAGGATGAAAAGGAAGCAGTAGAAGAATTGGTTGCATTGGTTCAAAGCAAATTCGGCGAAGAGTAA
- a CDS encoding nucleotidyltransferase family protein produces MHTMPISTLIAQVTAICKRNGVKRLDLFGSFATGTATPTSDIDFVVYGCNDLIKLENDLTEINTLRKIDIFDFDSIHNEFLLEDIRKYGKQIY; encoded by the coding sequence ATGCATACCATGCCGATTTCTACACTCATCGCCCAGGTGACCGCCATTTGTAAAAGAAACGGTGTCAAGCGTTTGGATTTATTTGGTTCTTTTGCCACCGGAACCGCCACTCCTACAAGTGATATTGATTTTGTAGTATATGGATGCAACGACTTGATAAAATTAGAAAATGATCTGACTGAAATAAATACTCTCAGAAAAATAGATATTTTTGATTTTGATTCGATTCACAACGAATTTTTATTGGAGGATATAAGAAAATATGGAAAGCAAATCTATTAA
- a CDS encoding zinc-binding dehydrogenase — MKTKAVRMYGTRDLRLEEFELPQIKDDEILVKIMSDSICMSTYKLVEQGKNHKRAPKNIDTNPVIIGHEFSGVIVEVGEKWKDQFKPGMKFAQQPALNYKGSLASPGYSYEFFGGACTYCIIPHEVMELGCLMPYDGSFFEASLGEPMSCCIGGYHGNYHTNKRNHDLKTGVKEDGYVLVAGGCGPMGLGMISYGIQLEDHPKKIVVTDIDDAKLARAEEVISVEQAAKNGVELCYVNTATMADPVKELMELTDGHGFDDAFVMLPIKPVVELCDKLMAFDGCMNFFAGPTDNQFSANINMYDVHYTSKHIVGTTGGNNDDLIEANTLAAAGKIEPAVMVTHVGGINSIIDATLTLPQIPGGKKLTYTQFDMPLTAIEDFGKLGKTDPLFKKLDEACKKNRGLWCAEAENILFEHFGVEY, encoded by the coding sequence ATGAAAACAAAAGCAGTAAGAATGTATGGAACAAGAGATTTGAGATTGGAAGAATTTGAATTGCCGCAGATCAAAGACGACGAGATCCTGGTAAAAATCATGAGCGACAGCATTTGCATGTCCACGTACAAATTAGTAGAGCAGGGAAAGAACCACAAACGTGCTCCGAAAAACATCGACACCAATCCAGTCATCATCGGACATGAGTTCTCCGGTGTGATCGTGGAAGTCGGAGAAAAATGGAAAGATCAGTTCAAACCGGGCATGAAATTTGCGCAGCAGCCGGCACTGAATTACAAAGGAAGCCTGGCTTCTCCGGGATATTCCTATGAATTCTTCGGTGGAGCCTGCACCTACTGCATCATTCCTCATGAAGTTATGGAACTGGGATGCCTGATGCCGTATGACGGAAGCTTCTTTGAAGCATCTCTGGGTGAGCCGATGAGCTGCTGTATCGGTGGATATCACGGAAATTATCATACCAACAAGAGAAATCACGACCTGAAAACAGGGGTAAAAGAAGATGGATATGTACTGGTAGCAGGAGGCTGCGGACCGATGGGACTGGGAATGATTTCCTACGGAATCCAGTTGGAAGATCATCCGAAGAAAATCGTGGTAACGGATATTGATGACGCAAAACTGGCACGTGCGGAAGAAGTAATCTCTGTAGAGCAGGCTGCAAAGAACGGTGTGGAACTGTGTTACGTAAATACAGCAACCATGGCAGACCCGGTGAAAGAACTGATGGAACTGACAGACGGACACGGATTTGATGATGCTTTTGTAATGCTGCCGATCAAACCGGTCGTAGAACTGTGCGATAAGCTGATGGCATTTGACGGATGCATGAACTTTTTTGCAGGACCGACGGATAACCAGTTCAGCGCAAACATCAACATGTACGATGTGCATTACACCAGCAAACATATCGTGGGAACTACCGGCGGAAACAACGATGACCTGATTGAGGCCAACACCCTGGCAGCGGCCGGAAAGATCGAACCGGCAGTTATGGTGACACATGTGGGAGGAATCAACAGTATCATCGATGCAACCCTGACTCTGCCACAGATTCCGGGGGGAAAGAAACTGACCTATACACAGTTTGATATGCCACTGACAGCCATTGAAGACTTCGGAAAGCTGGGCAAGACAGATCCGTTATTCAAGAAACTGGATGAAGCCTGCAAGAAGAATCGCGGCCTCTGGTGTGCAGAAGCGGAAAATATCCTGTTTGAGCATTTTGGGGTAGAGTATTAA
- a CDS encoding PucR family transcriptional regulator — MADRFFQGYVYQLQESIPRTFGVIDSKEIVSCSNQEWIGLKNSFNLIDYKVEENESFIVAENTYRVFYQNHLMKFAVFVEGTDQVAEDYVTILAVCFTGMKAYFEEKYNRHLFYKNLFLENILPEDVHVRANMLKIPLLKPRTVFLLRFRKTESDWDWNSLIQDMEKPAKYEVFSMTETDVLVIAEVRSNTTREELDEMGNYFQQTAEELYGEKPAVGIGEIVTDIRQLPESYKQCIYALALLYLFEEKSSVINYAHLGINRLIYQLPLPLCERYLKEVFIKGSFETMESETLDTIQCFFDNNLNVSETARQLFIHRNTLMYRIEKVRKFTGLDVRNFDQAIVFKLAMVIHKHVKYKE, encoded by the coding sequence ATGGCAGACAGATTCTTTCAGGGATATGTATATCAGTTGCAGGAAAGTATCCCGAGAACCTTTGGAGTGATAGACAGCAAGGAGATTGTTTCATGCAGCAATCAGGAATGGATCGGGCTGAAAAACTCGTTTAATTTAATAGATTATAAAGTAGAAGAAAACGAAAGCTTTATCGTGGCTGAGAATACATACAGAGTGTTTTATCAGAATCATTTAATGAAATTTGCAGTATTTGTGGAAGGAACGGATCAGGTCGCAGAAGATTATGTGACGATTCTTGCAGTGTGTTTTACCGGAATGAAGGCATATTTTGAAGAAAAATATAACCGTCATCTGTTCTACAAAAATCTGTTTTTAGAGAATATACTTCCGGAAGATGTACATGTGCGTGCAAATATGTTGAAGATTCCTCTTCTGAAACCACGGACGGTGTTCCTGTTAAGATTCCGGAAGACAGAATCAGACTGGGACTGGAATTCCTTAATCCAGGATATGGAGAAACCGGCAAAATATGAGGTGTTTTCCATGACAGAAACCGATGTTCTGGTGATTGCCGAGGTGCGATCCAATACGACACGGGAAGAACTGGATGAGATGGGAAATTATTTCCAACAGACAGCAGAAGAACTGTATGGAGAAAAACCGGCAGTCGGAATCGGAGAGATCGTGACAGATATCCGGCAGCTTCCAGAATCTTATAAACAATGTATCTATGCTTTGGCGTTATTGTATCTGTTTGAAGAAAAGTCCAGTGTAATTAATTATGCTCATCTGGGAATCAACCGGCTGATTTATCAATTGCCGCTTCCACTATGTGAGCGTTATTTAAAAGAAGTATTTATAAAGGGAAGCTTCGAGACGATGGAGTCGGAAACTTTGGATACGATTCAATGCTTTTTTGACAACAATCTGAATGTATCGGAGACGGCCAGACAGTTGTTTATCCATAGAAATACGTTGATGTACCGAATCGAAAAGGTGAGGAAATTTACAGGACTGGACGTGAGAAATTTTGATCAGGCGATCGTATTTAAACTGGCGATGGTCATCCATAAGCATGTAAAATATAAAGAATAA
- a CDS encoding HI0074 family nucleotidyltransferase substrate-binding subunit, which yields MESKSINRYHTFCKSLENLKKSLTADPTADFVLEGTVLTYCLTFDISWKVMKDILIKEMGILDFATGSPRETLQQAFTNHLIDDDRWIEMMKVRNHLAHDYDGTFAVKQFQNIIQVYYPLFEIFRDHVKKYFEN from the coding sequence ATGGAAAGCAAATCTATTAATCGTTATCATACTTTTTGTAAAAGTCTGGAAAATTTAAAAAAGAGTCTGACTGCCGATCCCACGGCTGATTTTGTTTTAGAGGGAACTGTACTTACGTACTGTCTGACTTTTGATATTTCCTGGAAAGTTATGAAAGATATTTTAATAAAAGAAATGGGGATTTTGGATTTTGCCACGGGCTCTCCCCGTGAAACTTTACAGCAAGCCTTCACCAACCATCTGATCGATGATGACCGCTGGATTGAAATGATGAAAGTAAGGAACCATTTAGCTCATGATTATGATGGAACATTTGCAGTAAAACAGTTCCAGAATATTATACAGGTTTATTATCCTCTGTTTGAAATATTCCGGGATCATGTGAAGAAATATTTCGAGAATTAA